Genomic segment of Gigantopelta aegis isolate Gae_Host chromosome 10, Gae_host_genome, whole genome shotgun sequence:
GTAGAAAGGCgttaaaaaatacatgtttttattcaCTCAAACTTTTACAAGTATATTTACGAAATAACTTTTGCTTTAACACTTTCATAAAACGAGTCATGTTTCGTTCCAAATGATATCGCTAGtgttttacaaaacaattaacaGAACGAAAAAACTTCAGCACCAAAACGAAACTCGTAAAATGCGTGTGGCACTGGTTATCCACAGCCGTGTTTCCAAATGCTTTTGCCATATGGCACTACCAGTGCGCTTTCACGTCGGCTGTCAATCATCCTGGTCGTAGAATGGAAACGAGGCCCAGGCACGAGCCTCCTAAGCCTCGCACTCCCAGTTCACGCCCGAAGTTCACGCCCACTCTGTTGCAAATCAGGCAGACTAACGAAGGATCAATAAACAACATTAAATTGGCAAAGGATTTCTAAATGGTTGGATTAGAAAGTAGAAACCCACGAGTTCTCGAGATACTTAAATCCTACACGAAACGAGATCGCGTTCTTAGCACATCTGGAAGTTAAACAGAACACAaatattgctgttttgttttcGGGTGTACATAGTATTAGTTCTAATTCGTTGTCGATTTGAACGAACGGTGCAGACGACACCATGAGTTGTAAACAACCGTCACGTCTAATATCGTTTTCAATAGACAATATTCTCACGGGTCGAGTAGACAAGAAAACTAAATACGACCAGAGCATCAGCACCGATAACGAGCACAATAAAAACACCGAAACGTGTGTCCAGTCTTGTCAGGCAGAACTAGAAAGTGGTTTTCGGAAGACCCAAATTAAACAAGAACCGCCAGAAAGTCAAAATGTCCAGCAAGTTGGCGAAAGTTCCAAAATGGAAACTGAAAGTGACGATGGACATTTAGCGAGTGATTGTGAGGAAAACTGTTCGTGTGCACAGGAAAGCTCGAGTCGGATGAATTGTTCAAGACATTTGCAAAGTGAAATTTCCACCATTTCTTCTTTGCCTCCGTCCGAAACGGAAGATTTCGATGATCATTCGTTTACAGTCGGAGACATTCGGAATGACGCCGAGATGTCACGAAACACAAATCTCAATCATTCCGACTCTAACTCAGGTACGTCAGATCCACAGTacacatatagcgaaattatctctataattaattaattaatacgagaaataaagaaagaatgaatgaatgaatgaatgaatgaatgaatgtttaacgacacctcagcacgaaaaatacatcagctactgggtgtcagactacagaaaatgcaaaaaaacctgacggaaaataaaataaaataaaataaaataaaataaataaaataaataaataaataaataaataatgcatttctaaaatgtattaaaatgcgGACTTCAtctttaaaacaatgaaaaccaCCTCTGAAAGgttattgtatttttaagaCCCACTAACTTCTGACCATTAACCTCTGTTTCGAAACAGACAACACAGAAATGTGTTCTCGGCTAAATCTGCTGGAACCTCACTTGGATATcagcacaaaattaaattaaaatgaagaaaaaggCAAACTATGTTCATTAGTTTTATTTTCTGCAGTTGAAACTATTTCAGCATGTTTTTGATTAATAATGCCTTTTCAACAAGACATTAAAAAGGCtctattagtcgaaaacataaTAAAACCAATTTTATGTCGAGCATATTTGTGTTTCTATACCTAATGTGGTTTTAGTCATTCTAGCGTCTGTTGCAATTTAAAGCTCATTTCGCTTTCtgatatatatgttttcatattattaaaacgTGAATTCCAGTTTggactatttaaaaacatttaggcaaccaaaacattttgtatatacagacattgacattctaaacaaaaaacaatgtatttaattttattttaaaagctcTATTAGTTGAAAACCTGTTGCAATGGCAGCAAATTCAGAACAGTGTCTGTGAGGTATTACATTtagatgttaaaacaaaacgttttatgcAGTACTATACATGTTATTTTCGTTTGCCGACTGTGAGACGCATAAATAAGaattaactttattatataacatttagtgaaatatcttaaaatatcagtgaaataaaagtgttatcagtcactcagtgataaCACATCTTTCActgtttcactctaaaatgtgttatcgtcactgtagaaagtgttatcttcactgaaagaaagccggaactattttgctgctggcattttaaaaataaaggtaaattgccaaaagttatataataaatagaaaatttcatgttttttgtcaaatatgatttatatctcatctcgtgaacatgagatataaatcatatttgacaaaaaacattaaatatcctctgtatattcaatgttttatgatttcaaaacaataaataaaacaacgaaTAAATTCATGTTGTGACTTTTTTTATTAcctaattataaaaataaacgtTTACTCTGtacgaataaataataattcGCCGAATTTTGCAATTTGGATTCATTTATGTTTAGGCCCTTCTGCatagaattaaaatattaaaacacatgTTTCAACACGTAGTCAAACACATTAACAGAAAATTGTGCCTTGTTTTAGTTCTAACTTAGTACCCAAAATGTGGGAGTAAAAAAATGgatctttgtttttcttgtttcatACAAAGAAAGTTAATATTCTGAAGATATGTAGATACACATGAAAACCTaaacaacataattataaatacacaGAACATATATTATGATGACATAAAACGaagatacaaaaaaacaacat
This window contains:
- the LOC121384757 gene encoding homeobox protein Nkx-3.2-like translates to MSCKQPSRLISFSIDNILTGRVDKKTKYDQSISTDNEHNKNTETCVQSCQAELESGFRKTQIKQEPPESQNVQQVGESSKMETESDDGHLASDCEENCSCAQESSSRMNCSRHLQSEISTISSLPPSETEDFDDHSFTVGDIRNDAEMSRNTNLNHSDSNSEPVELEEDETSSPSRPRKKRSRSSFSHGQVYELERRFRHQRYLSGPERADLAAALKLTETQVKIWFQNRRYKTKRRQLQHEQAMAENVKQAAVTLLVKDGKRMFGSQDYGRPLFYPSIPFPGFNWFYCVH